From Pseudochaenichthys georgianus chromosome 15, fPseGeo1.2, whole genome shotgun sequence:
CAAAATATTAGTCTGGGTATTTAGAGATATGAAATCACATATGCTGGGAATAATGAAATatgcaataaaaatatatttaagtttAATAACATTGTTTGATCATGTTTTGGTTGCAGATGATGCTAGACAGTTCAAAATGGTTTATAGCAAAGAAATATCACACTTTTTTTCCCTCACAAATGAAGTGTACATTTATAAGAATTAAGTAACCCTTTCCTCATTTTAATAAACCCAAAGGCTTTGCTACTACATATTATTGTGATATTGAGTCTGTTTGCTTTATAACCATCCTTTATTTGTGATAATGTAATACTATTTCCCTGTGGTACTCTTTTAAATTACTCTTATTGCACATTTGTCACTTGTGGCCACAGTAACTGTTGTTCCTGTTAAACTAGGGAATCAATTTGTTATTGGGGCCCTGCTGACCACCAATACCACACCTGTCTCCTTCTGTGCATCATGTACTCTGTCCCCTTCCTGGTTGTCATTAATATACCATATTCATTATTTCCCCAGAAATCAAAAGCGAAACCTAAGCTTTGACTAACCTAAACATACGTTAACTAATGCAGGTCACACATGTTAATTATACAAATTCCCTTACAATAACTGACAATGAATGTGCAATGTGAAAGCCAAGGGCAGTAACCTTGTCAATAATGCACTGACCATGTATCCCATTGCACTGCAAACATCTGAATTCAGGAAGCAATACAAATTGAaatgtttaataaaaaaatacaaaacaatgtgtttttttatatacaaagtaaGCTAACATTAGTCTTACGAGACTGTTTTTTTAATGATAAAATGGTAAACATTCACACGGGTGTAGGCTTATAATCATTTTGTATTCGTGTTATCTTCAGTAAGCGTTCTCCACCGCAGCAACAGCTTTTCGACAAACAGGGTCCAGTTTTCCATCTCCACCTTCAGGGAAAAAGCATAAACAGGTTTCCAGAGAGTGACCTCACAGTGACGTAAGCTTAACACCCCCCGCTTCACGTCAAAGCTAAACTCACCAAACTCGAGCTGCTTTGTATTACAGCTGAAGACCACCTGCCCGTTGACCACGAGCTTCACCATGTTCCACTCCCACGTGTCTTCCAAGACGCACTGGTGCTCGTGCGCTGTTAGAGCGGCTGCGGACATATTGGACGGACATCTTTGACCTCAGCTGAATCAGTCAAGAAAGCACATGAGGGTTTCCTAAATGG
This genomic window contains:
- the c15h10orf53 gene encoding UPF0728 protein C10orf53 homolog; protein product: MPKNTRVILCHGPYESNGVVAHRNFRLQGLLAALTAHEHQCVLEDTWEWNMVKLVVNGQVVFSCNTKQLEFGGDGKLDPVCRKAVAAVENAY